CTGGACGCCATGTTCGGCGTGTCCACGGGCGCGCAGGGCGAGCCGCAGACGCAGCCGCAGCCGGTGCAGGCGCCAGGCTACGGCCCGAAATACGGCCGCCGCGCCAGCGACCTGCAGGGCAAGATGCGCGCCGCCTTCGCCGCCGACCTGCCGCGCCGCCGCAGCGAGCTCGACGCGGCCCTGGAAGCCGGCGATCCGGAAGCCTGCGGCCGCCTGCTGCACGGCATGCGCGGCAGCGCCGGCTACCTGGGCGAGGCCGAACTGCACCAGCTGTGCACCGAGCTCGAGCGCGATGCCGACGGCGGCCGCCTGGAGCGCGTGCGGGCCCGCCTGCCGGACCTGCTGGGCCTGCTGGCACGTTTCGAAGAAACCACGGCTTGAATCGTGCGCCCTCCAGCCATATGTATAATTTGCTTCACAACAACACTGTGAAGGCGGAGGCGCGATGAAGGTCCTGGTGGTCGACGACGACGTGGTGTCGCGCATGATGCTGATGCACATGATCGACAGCACCGGCAGCTACGACGTGCTGGAAGCCGAGGACGGCGAGGACGCCTGGCGCCAGCTCGATGCCGGCGCCCGTCCGGCGATGCTGTTCTGCGACCTGCGCATGCCGCGCCTGTCCGGCATGGAGCTGCTGGCGCGGGCCAAGGCCGACGAACGCTTCGCCGGCCTGCCTTTCGTGCTGGTCTCGGCGGCCGCCGACGGCGCCACCATGGAACAGGCGCTCGGCCTGGGCGCGGCCGGCTACATCGTCAAGCCTTTCGACTGCGGCAAGGTGCGCGATTACCTGTTCAGCCTGGCCAGGGGTGGCGACGGGTCGAACGAGGGCCGGGACGAGAGCCCGGACGCGACCATGCGCCGGCTCGGCATCGACGCCGCCCGCCTGCTGCTCTACCTGGGCGGTCTGCAGCGCCAGCTGGCGGGCGCCGGCGCCGATATCGAGCGCCTGCTGGGCGCCGGCCAGATGGAGGCCGCCCGCGCCCAGCTCGAACGCCTGGCCGAAGGCTGCCGCACGCTCGGCCTGATGCAGGCTGCCGCGGCGCTCGAGACCCGGGCCGCCCTGCCGCTGGCGGCTGTCGGCGCCGAGCTTGAGCTCGAGCTCGAGGCCGCCTGCGCTGCGGTCCTGCGCCGGACCGACGCGGCGCGCCGGCTGGCGCCCCTGTAAGGCGCGTCACCGCACAGAGTGGGCCGACGGGCTGTGCCAATTGCGCGCCGCCCGGCAAATGTTTCTCATTACAATAATGTCGATGAGTGCAATTTTTTTACGGACGGGCGGCCAGATGGGAGAGCGCATCGCGGCGCACGACTGGTCCGCTACGCCCCTCGGACCGATCGACGGCTGGCCTGCGGCCTTGCGTACGGCGCTGGGCATCGTCCTGAATTCCAAGTTCCCGAACTTCCTGTGCTGGGGGCTGGAATTCATCAGCTTCCATAACGACGCCTATACGCCGCTGCTCGGCGCGAAGACCGCGCTCGGCCGTCCGTTCCGCGAAGTCTGGAGCGAGGCCTGGGACACGGTCGGGCCGATTGCCGAGCGCGCCTGGGCCGGCGAAGCGAGCTATTTCGAAGACCTGCCGGTGACGACCGAGCGCTACGGCTATCCGGAGCAGCAGAACTACAGTTTCTCGTACAGCCCGGTGCGCGACGAGCACGGCGTCGTGGCCGGCATCCTGTGCACGGTCTTCGAGACCACCGGCAAGGTCCAGGCGATCGACAGGATGCGGCACCTGAACCAAAGCCTGAGCCACCAGGTCGCCTCGCACGCGCTCGACCGCGACCGGCTGTGGCGTATCTCGCCGGACGTGATGGCGGCCGCCTCGCTGGTGACCGGACGCTTCCTGACCGTCAACCCGGCCTTCACCGAGCACTTCGGCTGGAGCGCCGAGGAAGCGACCATCCGTCCCTTCATGGAAATGGTGCATCCGGACGACCGCGACGACGTGGCGCGTCACCTGCTGATCCTGGCCGAAGGCACGCCGCTGGTCGGCTACGAGACCCGGGTGCTGCACAAGGACGGCTCGCATCGGTGGGTGCAGTGGACGATCTCGCCGGAAGGGGAGCTGCTGTACGGCGTGGCGCGCGACATCACCGCCGAGAAGCACCAGGCCGACGCCCTGCGCCAGGCCGAGGATGCGCTGCGCCAGTCGCAGAAGATGGAAGCGGTGGGCCAGCTGACCGGCGGCCTGGCGCACGACTTCAACAATATGCTGGCCGGCGTCGCCGGTCACCTCGAATTGATGAAGCTGCGCCTGCGCATGGGCCAGACTGGCGACCTGCCGGCGCGCATCGACGCCGCGCTCGGCGTGACCCAGCGCGCGGCGGCGCTGACGCACCGCCTGCTGGCCTTCTCGCGGCGCCAGGCGCTCGACCCGAAGCCGACCAGCGTGAACGCCCTGGTGATGTCGATGAGCGACCTGGTCAAGCGTTCGGCCGGGCCGTCGATCACCCTGCGCACGCGCCTGCAGGCGGCGCTGTGGACCACGCTGTGCGACCCCAACCAGCTCGAGAGCGCGCTGCTGAACCTGGCCAACAATGCGCGCGACGCCATGCCGGAAGGCGGCGTGATCGTCATCGAAACCGAGAACGCCGTCATTGCACCGCTGCAGGCCGGCCGCTACGGCGACCTCAAACCCGGCGAGTACGTGCTGGTGACGGTGCGCGACAGCGGCGCCGGCATGCCGCCGGACGTGCTGGCGCGCGCCTTCGATCCCTTCTTCACGACCAAGCCGATGGGGCAGGGCACGGGCCTCGGCCTGTCGATGGTGTACGGCTTCGCGCGCCAGTCGGGCGGCCAGGTGCGGATCGATTCGGCGCCGGGACAGGGCACCGAGGTGCGCATGCTGCTGCCGCGCCTGGTCGCCGAAGCGCCGCAAGCGCAGCTCGCCGACGGCGAAGCGCCGCTGCCGGCCTTGAGCCGCAAGGGCATGGTGCTGGTGGTCGACGACGAGGCCGACATCCGCACCGTGATGGCCGAGGTCCTGCGCCTGCAGGGCTATACGGTGCTGGAAGCGGCCGATGCGCCGCAGGCCTTGCGCCAGTTGCAGGAGCGCGGCCGCGTCGGCCGCCCGGACATGCTGGTCACCGACGTCGGCCTGCCGAACGGCATGAACGGCCGCCAACTGGCCGACCAGGTCAGGATGCTGTGGCCGCAGATCCCGGTGCTGCTGGTGACCGGCTACGCGGAAAGCACGGTAATGCGCAACGAAACCCTGCCGGCGCAGATGGAGCTGCTGACCAAGCCCTTCGCCATGGCCGCGCTGGTCGACAAGGTCGGCATGATGCTGGCGCCGGCGCCGGCCGGCGCGGGCGCGAACAGCGGTGCGGCCGACGAAGTGCCGGCCTGATCGGTGCTTACTGCTGCTTTGGCGGCGGGGCCGGATCGAGTTTCCTGCGACCAGATGACGCCGGCGATCTTCCAGCCGGCTTCGGTGCGCACGTTGGAAAAGGTTTCTTCCCGGATTGGTCCGCCGGTATGCCGGTCCAGGTGACGTCCGGCTTCAGGAACAGTTTCAGGAAGGCGTCCTTGTCCTTCGTGATGGCTGCTCTTTTCATCACGACTCCTGAGGCGGAAACAGATGAGTAGAGGAAAACATACTCCCGGCATGTTCACCGAAACTCACCCCGCGCCGGCCGGGCGCAGCATCTTGTTCTCGGGGCCGATGGTGCGCGCGCTGCTGGACGGGACCAAGACCCAGACGCGGCGGGCGCTGCGCCCTTCGGAGGATGCGGCGCTGGATGTGGCGCATAAGCGCTTCGGCCAGCCCGGCGACAGGCTGTGGGTACGCGAGACCTTCTTTGCCTTCGGCCGCTGGGAGACCCGCTTCAATGCGGCCAGGGAACGCGACGAACGGTATTTCGTCGACATGACGCTCGCCGCCGGCCTGCGCTGGCGCTACGAAGCGGACCAGGGCCCGGGCGCAGATCCGCACGCCCGGCGCGAAGCCGGCCTGGCACAAGCGGCCAGCGCTGTTCATGCCGCGCGCGGCGAGCCGGCTCGTGCTGCAGATCGTCGCGCTGCGGGTCGAGCGGCTGCAGGACATCAGCGCCGCGGACGCGCTGGCGGAAGGAATCGCGCCCGGGACGGTGGACGATCCGGTGCTGGCTTATCGCGGCGTGTGGGAGCGGATCAACGGGGCGGGCAGCTGGGAGGAGAATCCGCTGGTGTGGGTGCTGCAGTTCGCTGCACCGGTCTGCGGCAAAATCGGCTGATTGGTCCCCCCGACAGGAATCGAACCTGTATCCCACGCTTAGGAGGCATGTGTACTATCCATTGTACTACGGGGAGGACTCAGCGGTTCGGCGAGCAGTCCCTGCAAAGCAGGCCGGGATCGTGAACCGACCGCAATTATAGCTGATGATTAGGACAATATTGGAAGTCTTGGCGCGCCAGTCGGTACAATGCGCCTTTCTTTCACTGTTTACTCACCCGCGCGCCTTGATGGGCGGCGGGCACGCACACGATCATGGCTGTCATTTCCCTCTCCTCCGCGCAACTGGCTTTCGGCCACGTGGCGCTGCTCGACCATGCGGATTTTTCCTTCGAAGCCGGCGAGCGCGTCGGCCTCATCGGCCGTAACGGCACCGGCAAGTCCTCGCTGCTGAAGATCATCTCCGGCCGCTCGAAACTCGACGATGGCCTGCTGGTCATGCAGCAGGGCCTGAAGATCGCCTATGTCGAGCAGGAGCCGACCTTCGATCCGGCCATGACCGTGTTCGACGCGGTCGCCGGCGGCATGGGCGAGCAGAAGGCCATGCTGGCCGAGTACGAGGCGCTGACCGGACAGTTCGGGCAGGGCGATGACGACGCGCTCATGGAGCGCATGCATGAGCTGCAGGTCAAGCTCGACGCGACCGACGCCTGGAGCCTCGATAACAAGGTCGAGACCACGCTCGGCCGCCTCGGCCTGAACGGCGATGCGCAGATGGGCACGCTGTCGGGCGGGATGCAGAAGCGCGTCGCGCTGGCGGTGGCGCTGGTGTCGGGGCCGGACGTGCTGCTGCTCGACGAACCGACCAACCACCTCGACTTCAGCTCGATCCAGTGGCTGGAAGGCCTGCTGCGCGAATTCCGCGGCTCGGTGCTGTTCATCACCCACGACCGCCGCTTCCTCGACAACGTCGCCACCCGCATCGTCGAACTCGACCGCGGACGCCTGCTGTCCTTCCCGGGCAACTTCAGCAAATACCAGGAGCGCAAGAAGGAGCTGCTGGCGATCGAGGAAATCGAGAACGCCAAGTTCGACAAGGTGCTGGCCCAGGAAGAGGTCTGGATCCGCAAGGGCGTGCAGGCGCGCCGTACCCGCGACGAAGGCCGGGTGCGCCGACTCGAAGCGCTGCGCCTGGAGCGCGCCGCGCGCCGCGACCAGCAGGGCCAGGTCAGGCTCGACGTCGGGTCCGGCGAGCGCTCGGGCAAGATCGTGGCGGAACTGGAGAACGTGTCCAAGTCCTACGGCGACAAGCTCATCATCGAAGACTTCAGCGGCATCGTGCTGCGCGGCGACAAGGTCGGCCTGATCGGCCCGAACGGCGCCGGCAAGACGACCTTGCTGAGGATCATCCTCGGCGAGGAGACGGCCGACAGCGGCATGGTCAAGCTCGGCACGAAACTGAACGTCGCCTACTTCGACCAGATGCGCGCCCAGCTGAACGAAGAGGCGTCGCTGGCCGACACGATTTCCCCGGGCAGCGACTGGGTCGAGGTCAACGGCCAGCGCAAGCACGTGATGAGCTACCTGGGCGACTTCCTGTTCGCGCCGGAGCGCGCCCGCTCGCCGGTCAAGTCGCTGTCCGGCGGCGAACGTAACCGCCTGCTGCTGGCGCGCCTGTTCGCCAAGCCGGCCAATTGCCTGGTGCTGGACGAGCCGACCAACGACCTCGACATCGACACGCTGGAACTGCTGGAAGAACTGCTGGCCGAATACAGCGGCACGGTGTTCCTGGTCAGCCACGACCGTACCTTCCTCGACAACGTCGTCACCGAGGTGATCGTTTCCGAAGGGCAGGGGATGTGGCGCGAATACGTCGGTGGCTACAGCGACTGGGAGCGCGTGAAAAACGAGGCGGCCAAGGCGCCGGCGGCCGCGCCGGCCCAGCCTGTAAAAGCGAACTCGGCCAAAGCGACCGAAATGTCATCCAGCGCACAGAACGCGTCTGGCAAGAAGGTAAAGTTGAGCTACAAGGAACAGCGAGAGCTGGAGGAGCTTCCTCAACTCATTGCCAGCCTTGAAGACGAGCAGTCGGCGATCACGGCCCAGCTGAACGCGCCAGACTTTTACAAGACCAATCCCGCAGATGCGCGCAGAATAAACGCACGACATGCGGAGATCGAGGAATTGCTGCTTGATACCCTGGAACGCTGGGAACGCCTCGAGGCCCGCGCCAGGGGGGAGTAGCATGGCTCGCTAGAGAGTGCAGGCCAGGCGCCTGCTGATGGAGAGACATGACCGAACATGACGAACGCATCGCTTCACCCGCCGCGGCAACGCTACCGGCCGATGCGCCAATGTTCAACCATGCGGCCTGGGTGCGCATCCTGCCGTTTGCGGCCTACCTGTTCTTCATCGTCCTCGGCGACGTCCTCGAACGCGTGGGCGTCGCCCCCTCCATCCTGCTCTGGCTGTATCCCGCCAAGATCGCAGCCGTCGCGCTGCTGCTGGCGCTGTTCTGGCGCCACTACACCGAACTCAGGCCTTTCCGCCTTTCCTCCTCGCAAGCCGTAATCGCGCTCGCCACCGGCGTGCTGGTGCTGGTCCTGTGGGTCAGCCTGAACGCCGACTGGATGATCTTCGGCAACCCTTCCGGCTTCGACCCGCGCAACCAGGGCCAGATCGACTGGCTGCTGGTGGCGATCCGCATCGCCGGTGCGGCCCTGGTCGTGCCCGTAATGGAAGAATTGTTCTGGCGCTCCTTCCTGATGCGCTGGATAGTCGCACCCGATTTCGAGTCCGTTGAGCCATCTCAATTGGGTCTCAAAAGCTTCATCATCACCGTCCTGCTGTT
This window of the Massilia sp. WG5 genome carries:
- a CDS encoding CAAX prenyl protease-related protein, with amino-acid sequence MTEHDERIASPAAATLPADAPMFNHAAWVRILPFAAYLFFIVLGDVLERVGVAPSILLWLYPAKIAAVALLLALFWRHYTELRPFRLSSSQAVIALATGVLVLVLWVSLNADWMIFGNPSGFDPRNQGQIDWLLVAIRIAGAALVVPVMEELFWRSFLMRWIVAPDFESVEPSQLGLKSFIITVLLFGVEHNQWLAGIVAGAAYALLYMRHRTLWSPILAHAVTNGLLGIWVVRTGNWSYW
- a CDS encoding response regulator, translated to MKVLVVDDDVVSRMMLMHMIDSTGSYDVLEAEDGEDAWRQLDAGARPAMLFCDLRMPRLSGMELLARAKADERFAGLPFVLVSAAADGATMEQALGLGAAGYIVKPFDCGKVRDYLFSLARGGDGSNEGRDESPDATMRRLGIDAARLLLYLGGLQRQLAGAGADIERLLGAGQMEAARAQLERLAEGCRTLGLMQAAAALETRAALPLAAVGAELELELEAACAAVLRRTDAARRLAPL
- a CDS encoding ATP-binding cassette domain-containing protein produces the protein MAVISLSSAQLAFGHVALLDHADFSFEAGERVGLIGRNGTGKSSLLKIISGRSKLDDGLLVMQQGLKIAYVEQEPTFDPAMTVFDAVAGGMGEQKAMLAEYEALTGQFGQGDDDALMERMHELQVKLDATDAWSLDNKVETTLGRLGLNGDAQMGTLSGGMQKRVALAVALVSGPDVLLLDEPTNHLDFSSIQWLEGLLREFRGSVLFITHDRRFLDNVATRIVELDRGRLLSFPGNFSKYQERKKELLAIEEIENAKFDKVLAQEEVWIRKGVQARRTRDEGRVRRLEALRLERAARRDQQGQVRLDVGSGERSGKIVAELENVSKSYGDKLIIEDFSGIVLRGDKVGLIGPNGAGKTTLLRIILGEETADSGMVKLGTKLNVAYFDQMRAQLNEEASLADTISPGSDWVEVNGQRKHVMSYLGDFLFAPERARSPVKSLSGGERNRLLLARLFAKPANCLVLDEPTNDLDIDTLELLEELLAEYSGTVFLVSHDRTFLDNVVTEVIVSEGQGMWREYVGGYSDWERVKNEAAKAPAAAPAQPVKANSAKATEMSSSAQNASGKKVKLSYKEQRELEELPQLIASLEDEQSAITAQLNAPDFYKTNPADARRINARHAEIEELLLDTLERWERLEARARGE
- a CDS encoding PAS domain-containing sensor histidine kinase, translated to MSAIFLRTGGQMGERIAAHDWSATPLGPIDGWPAALRTALGIVLNSKFPNFLCWGLEFISFHNDAYTPLLGAKTALGRPFREVWSEAWDTVGPIAERAWAGEASYFEDLPVTTERYGYPEQQNYSFSYSPVRDEHGVVAGILCTVFETTGKVQAIDRMRHLNQSLSHQVASHALDRDRLWRISPDVMAAASLVTGRFLTVNPAFTEHFGWSAEEATIRPFMEMVHPDDRDDVARHLLILAEGTPLVGYETRVLHKDGSHRWVQWTISPEGELLYGVARDITAEKHQADALRQAEDALRQSQKMEAVGQLTGGLAHDFNNMLAGVAGHLELMKLRLRMGQTGDLPARIDAALGVTQRAAALTHRLLAFSRRQALDPKPTSVNALVMSMSDLVKRSAGPSITLRTRLQAALWTTLCDPNQLESALLNLANNARDAMPEGGVIVIETENAVIAPLQAGRYGDLKPGEYVLVTVRDSGAGMPPDVLARAFDPFFTTKPMGQGTGLGLSMVYGFARQSGGQVRIDSAPGQGTEVRMLLPRLVAEAPQAQLADGEAPLPALSRKGMVLVVDDEADIRTVMAEVLRLQGYTVLEAADAPQALRQLQERGRVGRPDMLVTDVGLPNGMNGRQLADQVRMLWPQIPVLLVTGYAESTVMRNETLPAQMELLTKPFAMAALVDKVGMMLAPAPAGAGANSGAADEVPA